The stretch of DNA TTTCGGGGTTAAACTCGTCTCAACATGTTCGCCAAGAATGTCCCCGATGTCGTCAACCTTAAAAAGCGTCCCCGCCGAGATCGCCTGCGTCAACGCCGCCTTCAGAAACTGGCGTTGCCTCTCCATCCGAGTATACGTCACGTTGATCGGTCTTTTCCTCATCCGAACAAAAGCTAACGCTTCTTCGCCGTTCAATAAGGCGGGGCCTTTTTCGAAGTAAATTTTCCTGCCGTTAT from Bacillales bacterium encodes:
- a CDS encoding LCP family protein, producing NGRKIYFEKGPALLNGEEALAFVRMRKRPINVTYTRMERQRQFLKAALTQAISAGTLFKVDDIGDILGEHVETSLTPKQIYTLEKGYAKLDKIHTLEIEGEDKRIPAETGPYYFIPDPDSLEQVRDQLRKSLGLPAESEDFESSEVSTEE